The genomic stretch GTAAAAATATTGATTACTATATGTGTTATATGCCTTTTCAAAATAGACTCTTGATGAATCGTGCATACTTGGATAGCTATAAAATTGTCCTATTGCATGATTAATTCTTCCTTGAAAATATGTATTATTTGGAGTATTGTTCTTTTTTAAATTCAACAATGATTCCTCCATATTTTTGAAATCTAGATTATCTGAATTCCTGATAGAGTCATACGACATATTAAAAAGTAACATATAGTACTCTTTCCAAAATATATCAATCTCATCTTTTTGATATTTAAGCAATTCACCTACATATTTTTGATACATTTTCTTATTCTTATCATTTTTTAAAAAAAATGTATTGATACGTCTTAGTGATTCATTTATAAGTAAAGTGTCTTTGTGTGTTTTTGCGATTTCAAATGCAGGAATATAATATCTAAAAGAATACGAATCATTAGGGTTCATTTTTCTAACACAGTAATCTCCTAAATAATTATAATACAACACACTATCTAGATAAGTTATGTTTTCTTGCCTTTCAAAATAATCATCAATTCTTCCAATCTTCCCCTTTTTTAAATACTGCAATTCTTGTTTAAAAATTATATACCCTTTTATTTTAGGATCGTTTTCAAGAGTTCTTGTCACAGAATCTAATTCGAATCCTTTAAATAGTTTTATAAGATCATAACTAGTTTGTTTTTGAGCAAATAAGCCATTAAACAAGAATAGCAGTATTATAATCAAAGGAGTTTTTTTAATCATTATTTCATTATATTGAAAAATATGCAACAGTATTACATGGTATTCCGTTTCTTAATATAAGTTTTGGATACGAAGTATGTAAGTGATAATCTATTTTCTGGTTTAGTTTAACTTTAAATGGTTGATCTATTAACCTGTGATGAGTATTCTTCTCAAATTCTTCGTCATAAGGAATCTCTTTTAAATTTGCAGTAATGTTCATAATACCTTTATCATCTGTTCCATCTACTCTAATTGAATCAAAACCATATTGTATAACCGCTTGATTTTGTATAATATTTATTAATTTAAAATTTACTTCTTTTACTAAAAAAACTGTTTCTTTATTTTCAGTCAAAAATTTTTCACCAATAAATCTTCCATATAATTGAAATTTATTAATTCCATCATTATCCGTTTCATTATGCAATATCTGATAAGTATCTGATTCTTCAAGATGTAAAAATGTATAAACATTCTTGTTAATATCTCTTCTATCTCTGGGCATAAAAATGTTATTTTGTTCCATAATTATAAGTTTTATAAAGTTAGTTAATTGTTTTTATGATATCAAGTATATAGCCGTAATGTCCTGTATCTTTATCAAGAAGTACTTTATTCCCTCTTTGTAATCTTTTAACAACTTCCTCGAATTTTATTGATTTATTTTTCTGTTTTAACAATGCTATGGTAGCCGTAACAAAGGGCGTTGCTATAGAGGTTCCAGTTACTTTTTCAGTAAGAATAGAGGGATTTCTGCTACCTGTCATCTTTTTTGTGGTTGAAATGTTTTCTGCCGGAGCCCACACAGTCACCTTTTCCCCAAAATCTGAACTCTCAATTTTTTTACCATCAAAACCTAATCCTCCAACTACAATAGTATTCCCTGTATTTTGGGGATACGTTCTATTAATATCTTGCCCTCTATTTCCAGCTCCAAATACAAGAATACAAGCACTATCTGCTAATTCTTCAAATAACTGATTTAATATTCCCGATTGTTTACCGTCATCTATATACCAACTATTATTAATTACATCTGCCCCTAAATGATATGCCATTTTTATTGCATTGTAAACATTAGATATATAAACTCTCTTTTCAGGTGTTCTTGTGTTTACTTTAAATGATAATAAATTAACCATTTTTGCTATTCCTTCAGGATCATCATTTTTGGTTGAATTAGCAATGATTATTCCTGAAACATTAGTTCCATGACCGTTATCATCCATGAAATTAAAAATTTGAGTATAATCTCTAGCTGAAAAATTGAATCCAAACTTCATCTTACTTTTATTGCCAGAAAAATGTGGATGCTTATAATCTATTCCAGAATCAATAATAGCAACCGTAACTCCTTCACCATTTAACTTTGTTGATTTTGAATTATAGTTGATAACCCCAAAAGGGGTTTTCACTTCTTTATTATCAGAAAGAGAAGCCACGGAATTAGGAAAAAAAGATACTGGCATGTCATCCTCAATTAAATCTATAGTCCCTTGAATAGCTTTAAATCTATCCTCTAATTCTTCTTTTTTAACGGTTTCGAAAAATTCAAAAACATATTTATTCTCATCATCAAATAAAAAAGAATCATTATCGTCTGAACATATATCAAAATGGAAATCATTATGACAATTACACAAACTCCAACATTTTTTACAATTAGAAGACTTTAAAATTTCTTTAAATTCTTTGTTTTTAAACATCTCCGTCATGTCTACTTCTTTTTTGAATCCTATTATAAATCTTGATGTACCCATATTGTAAAATTTAATTAGTATTATTAATAGGTGAAGGCGCTAACAGTCCAGCAATTGCTGCAATTGCTGACGAGGCAATAATTCCTAGAATTTGTGGAATCTGA from Kordia antarctica encodes the following:
- a CDS encoding S8 family peptidase, coding for MGTSRFIIGFKKEVDMTEMFKNKEFKEILKSSNCKKCWSLCNCHNDFHFDICSDDNDSFLFDDENKYVFEFFETVKKEELEDRFKAIQGTIDLIEDDMPVSFFPNSVASLSDNKEVKTPFGVINYNSKSTKLNGEGVTVAIIDSGIDYKHPHFSGNKSKMKFGFNFSARDYTQIFNFMDDNGHGTNVSGIIIANSTKNDDPEGIAKMVNLLSFKVNTRTPEKRVYISNVYNAIKMAYHLGADVINNSWYIDDGKQSGILNQLFEELADSACILVFGAGNRGQDINRTYPQNTGNTIVVGGLGFDGKKIESSDFGEKVTVWAPAENISTTKKMTGSRNPSILTEKVTGTSIATPFVTATIALLKQKNKSIKFEEVVKRLQRGNKVLLDKDTGHYGYILDIIKTIN